GACGATGATATGCATCCCGGTTTCTTGGTGGAGTGTGGAAAAGATCTATTATTAGTGAAACTAGGACATGTTGGCAAGCTGGTTAGGATTTTGAGATTGGATTTATCCGAGATGAAATGGGTTAAAGTTGAAACTTTGGGGAAACGCATGTTGTTCATCAGCTCAACCACATGTGTATCAGCAGTAGCTCCAAATCGTGATAtggaaaacaaaatttatttccCCAGATTGTGTCTGAATGGAGAAGGGATATTAGTCTATTCACTTGAAACATGTAGTTATCACTCATCTGGGGGGAAGCAGCAGCTTCCTGTTAACAATTTTTACGAGACAGAGGGATGGCTTTCTAACTGCACATGGATTCAACCGAATTGGTCCAAGTCCACACCACAAGAGCTCGACTGGTTCAAGCCTCAAAAAGTACCCGGATGACAATATGTTACAGTAATCAACACCGTGGTCATTGAAAGAGCAACACCATAATCATCAAGCACTAGACGAGAATGTAACCTCTTTTATAAAGGGCTACTCTCCTATCTGGTTTGATCGGATTATTACTTCCCGATAGTCAtctatcaattttattttattgttttattttccgctgtttttttttatttaatcttGGTAATAACGTTTTTACTTGGGCAAAGGGAAACGGGTGTCAACTCTCTCAGTACTACTTTTTTTAAGCTAACGAGTCGCATAAAATCTTTCGCAAAGCTTGCTCAGAGAATGTTGCAAAATCCAAATGCCTTTCGCGGAAAATTTCTCACATGTAAgtacttttctcatatgaccattgCTGCAAATGTCAATGTGTTTAAATAAATCAAATGGCACCACTGCTGCAAGAAAATAACACAATAATATCTAGCTGAATAAGAATACCAAGACTGATAATGTACACACctatagaaataacacaaatccAACATTTAAAGTAGAGAACGTGTCATATGCCCATGACATGACACATCGGTGCATAATTATGTACACGTCTACGAAAATCTAACAAATTCAACATCCACTCACAAAGAACAAGCCAGA
This DNA window, taken from Papaver somniferum cultivar HN1 chromosome 3, ASM357369v1, whole genome shotgun sequence, encodes the following:
- the LOC113360361 gene encoding F-box/kelch-repeat protein At1g57790-like, with product MIMGGADSWEWYVSPNADIKKFMPLCNITPVLYKKVIYCVDNNGTLGAFDPTCDDNPWSVLTNPSKQFDDDMHPGFLVECGKDLLLVKLGHVGKLVRILRLDLSEMKWVKVETLGKRMLFISSTTCVSAVAPNRDMENKIYFPRLCLNGEGILVYSLETCSYHSSGGKQQLPVNNFYETEGWLSNCTWIQPNWSKSTPQELDWFKPQKVPG